One part of the Fusobacterium pseudoperiodonticum genome encodes these proteins:
- a CDS encoding Fic family protein yields the protein MNIIVEKMTNEYIDDLLVRAAHHSTAIEGNTLTLGDTISILIYNYIPKGMTEREYYEVKNYKKAFELLLKADRVISTDLIKNYHRYIMENLREDNGEFKKIQNIILGSVIETTKPYLVPTVIEDWCQNLEYRLNNAKTDGEKIEAILDQHIKFEKIHPFGDGNGRTGRLLIIHSCLKENLAPILIPKEEKGKYINFLTSENIKEFVKWGIELENKERERIELFYNKEKEEK from the coding sequence ATGAATATTATTGTAGAAAAAATGACAAATGAGTATATAGATGATTTATTAGTTAGGGCAGCACATCATTCAACAGCTATTGAAGGAAATACTCTAACTTTAGGAGATACTATTTCTATTCTTATTTACAATTATATTCCTAAAGGAATGACAGAAAGAGAATACTATGAGGTCAAAAATTATAAAAAAGCTTTTGAATTACTTTTAAAAGCTGATAGAGTAATTTCAACTGATTTAATTAAAAATTACCATAGGTATATTATGGAAAATTTGAGAGAAGACAATGGAGAATTTAAAAAGATACAAAATATTATTTTAGGCTCAGTTATTGAGACAACTAAACCATATTTAGTTCCAACTGTTATAGAAGATTGGTGCCAAAATTTAGAATACAGACTAAATAATGCTAAAACAGATGGAGAGAAGATAGAAGCAATATTGGATCAACATATAAAATTTGAAAAGATTCATCCTTTTGGAGATGGAAATGGAAGAACTGGAAGATTACTAATTATTCATAGTTGTTTAAAAGAAAATTTAGCTCCTATTTTAATACCAAAAGAAGAAAAAGGAAAATATATAAATTTTTTAACATCTGAAAATATCAAAGAATTTGTTAAATGGGGGATAGAATTAGAAAATAAGGAAAGAGAAAGAATAGAATTATTTTATAATAAAGAAAAAGAAGAAAAATAA
- a CDS encoding aminotransferase class I/II-fold pyridoxal phosphate-dependent enzyme, giving the protein MSKLDQNKTPLFTVLKDEYVRRNILPFHVPGHKRGKGVDKEFFNFMGEAPFSIDVTIFKMVDGLHHPKSCIKEAQELLADAYGVKHSFFAVNGTSGAIQAMIMSVIKAGEKILVPRNVHKSVSAGIILSGSEPVYMNPEIDENLGIALGVKPQTVENMLKQDPDIAAVLLINPTYYGVATDLKKIADIVHSYDIPLIVDEAHGPHLHFHDELPVSAVDAGADICTQSTHKILGSMTQMSVIHVNSDRVDVEKVKQILSLLHTTSPSYPLMASLDCARRQIATEGQELLTKAIELAKYFRREANRIPGIYCFGEELVGKEGFFAFDPTKITISAKELGLKGGELESLLVDDYNIQMELSDYYNTLGLVTIGDTEESIDRLLDALRDISKRFFGKGKTLEKNNIKLPETPELVLMPREAFYSEKNKVPFKESVGKISGEMIMAYPPGIPIIIAGERISQDIIDHIEELKEADLHIQGMEDPELETINVIEEEDAVYLYTEKMKNVLIGVQTNLGVNKTGTEFGPDDLIQAYPDTFDEMELITVERQKEDFNDKKLKFKNTVLHTCEKIAKRVNEAVIDGYRPILVGGDHSISLGSVAGVSLEKEIGILWISAHGDMNTPESTLTGNIHGMPLALIQGLGDRELVNCFYEGAKVDSRNIVIFGAREIEVEERKIIEKTGVKIVYYDDILRKGIDNVLEEVKDYLNVDNLHISIDMNVFDPEVAPGVSVPVRNGMSSDEMFKSLKFAFKNYSVTSADITEFNPLNDINGKTAELVDDIVQYMMNPDY; this is encoded by the coding sequence ATGTCTAAATTAGACCAAAATAAAACACCATTATTTACAGTATTAAAAGATGAATATGTAAGAAGAAATATACTTCCATTTCATGTTCCAGGACACAAAAGAGGTAAAGGAGTAGACAAAGAGTTTTTTAACTTCATGGGAGAAGCTCCATTTTCTATAGATGTAACAATATTTAAAATGGTTGATGGCTTGCATCATCCAAAAAGTTGTATAAAAGAAGCTCAAGAGTTACTAGCAGATGCCTATGGAGTAAAACATAGCTTTTTTGCAGTAAATGGAACTTCTGGAGCAATACAAGCAATGATAATGTCAGTTATCAAAGCTGGAGAAAAAATACTAGTACCAAGAAACGTACATAAATCAGTATCAGCAGGGATTATTTTAAGTGGATCTGAACCTGTGTACATGAATCCTGAAATAGATGAAAACTTAGGAATTGCTTTAGGGGTAAAACCTCAAACAGTTGAAAATATGTTGAAACAAGATCCTGATATAGCTGCTGTACTTTTAATAAATCCAACTTATTATGGAGTGGCAACAGATCTAAAAAAGATAGCAGATATAGTTCATAGCTATGACATACCTTTAATTGTTGATGAAGCACATGGACCTCATTTACATTTCCATGATGAATTACCAGTATCAGCTGTTGATGCAGGAGCAGATATCTGTACTCAAAGTACACATAAGATTTTAGGTTCAATGACTCAAATGTCTGTTATACATGTAAATTCTGATAGAGTTGATGTTGAAAAAGTAAAACAAATTTTAAGTTTACTTCACACAACATCTCCATCTTATCCATTGATGGCATCTCTTGACTGTGCAAGAAGACAAATAGCTACTGAAGGGCAAGAATTACTTACTAAGGCTATTGAGCTTGCTAAGTACTTTAGAAGAGAAGCTAATAGAATCCCTGGAATTTACTGTTTTGGAGAAGAACTTGTTGGAAAAGAAGGTTTCTTTGCTTTTGACCCAACAAAGATAACTATATCAGCTAAAGAATTAGGACTTAAGGGTGGAGAACTTGAAAGTCTACTTGTAGACGACTACAATATCCAAATGGAATTATCAGATTACTACAATACTTTAGGACTTGTTACTATAGGTGACACAGAAGAAAGTATAGATAGATTACTTGATGCTTTAAGAGATATCAGTAAGAGATTCTTTGGAAAAGGAAAAACTTTAGAAAAAAATAATATAAAACTTCCTGAAACACCAGAATTAGTATTGATGCCAAGAGAAGCATTCTACAGTGAAAAGAATAAAGTTCCATTCAAGGAAAGTGTAGGGAAGATTTCTGGTGAAATGATAATGGCATATCCACCTGGTATACCAATAATCATTGCTGGAGAAAGAATCAGTCAAGATATAATAGATCATATAGAAGAATTAAAAGAAGCAGATTTACATATTCAAGGTATGGAAGATCCAGAACTTGAAACTATAAATGTAATTGAAGAAGAAGACGCTGTTTACTTATATACTGAAAAGATGAAAAATGTACTTATTGGAGTACAAACAAATCTTGGAGTTAATAAGACAGGTACTGAGTTTGGACCTGATGATTTAATTCAAGCATATCCAGATACTTTTGATGAAATGGAATTAATCACAGTTGAAAGACAAAAAGAAGACTTCAACGATAAGAAATTGAAATTCAAAAATACAGTTTTACATACTTGTGAAAAGATTGCTAAGAGAGTTAATGAAGCAGTTATTGATGGATATAGACCAATACTTGTTGGAGGAGACCACTCAATTTCGTTAGGAAGTGTGGCAGGGGTTTCTTTAGAAAAAGAAATTGGAATCTTATGGATAAGTGCTCATGGAGATATGAATACTCCTGAAAGTACATTGACAGGAAATATCCATGGAATGCCTCTAGCTTTAATTCAAGGACTTGGAGATAGAGAACTTGTAAACTGTTTCTATGAAGGAGCTAAAGTAGATAGCAGAAACATAGTTATCTTTGGAGCAAGAGAAATTGAAGTAGAAGAAAGAAAAATTATAGAAAAAACTGGAGTAAAAATAGTTTACTATGATGATATTTTAAGAAAAGGAATAGATAATGTTTTAGAAGAAGTTAAAGATTATCTAAATGTAGATAACCTACATATCAGTATAGATATGAACGTCTTTGATCCAGAAGTCGCCCCTGGAGTATCTGTACCAGTTAGAAATGGAATGTCATCTGATGAAATGTTTAAATCATTGAAGTTTGCATTTAAAAACTATTCAGTTACATCAGCAGATATAACTGAATTTAACCCATTAAATGATATTAATGGAAAAACTGCAGAACTTGTTGACGATATAGTTCAATATATGATGAACCCAGATTATTAA
- the secY gene encoding preprotein translocase subunit SecY — MTLMEKFSSRLSSIVKIPELRERIIFTLLMFLVARVGTLIPAPGVDVDRLASMASKSDVLSYINMFSGGAFTRISIFSLGIIPYINASIVVSLLVSIIPQLEEIQKEGESGRNRITQWTRYLTIALAIIQGAGVCLWLQSVGLVYNPGISFFVRTITTLTAGTVFLMWVGEQISVKGIGNGVSLIIFLNVISRAPSSVIQTVQKMQGDKFLIPLFVLVAFLATVTIAGIVLFQLGQRKIPIHYVGKGFSSKSGIGEKSFIPLRLNTAGVMPVIFASVFMLIPGVIVNALPSDLKIKTTLSIIFGQNHPVYMILYALVIMFFSFFYTALVFDPEKVAENLRQSGGTIPGIRPGEETVEYLEGVASRITWGGGLFLAVISILPYVIFTSMGLPVYFGGTGIIIVVGVALDTIQQIDAHLVMRDYKGFI; from the coding sequence ATGACTTTAATGGAGAAATTTAGCTCTAGATTAAGTAGTATAGTAAAAATTCCTGAACTTAGAGAAAGAATTATTTTCACATTATTAATGTTCTTGGTTGCCAGAGTAGGAACTTTAATTCCTGCTCCTGGTGTAGATGTGGATAGACTTGCTTCGATGGCTTCTAAAAGTGACGTACTTAGTTATATAAATATGTTTTCTGGAGGAGCCTTCACAAGGATATCTATATTCTCATTAGGGATTATCCCTTACATTAATGCGTCAATAGTTGTAAGTTTACTTGTATCTATTATTCCTCAACTTGAAGAAATTCAAAAAGAAGGGGAATCTGGAAGAAACAGAATAACTCAATGGACAAGATACTTGACAATAGCACTTGCTATTATTCAAGGAGCTGGAGTTTGCCTTTGGCTACAATCTGTTGGGCTTGTTTATAATCCAGGAATAAGCTTTTTTGTAAGAACAATAACTACACTAACAGCTGGAACTGTATTCTTAATGTGGGTAGGAGAACAAATTTCTGTCAAAGGAATAGGAAACGGAGTTTCACTTATTATATTCTTAAATGTAATATCAAGAGCTCCTTCAAGTGTTATACAAACAGTTCAAAAAATGCAAGGAGATAAATTCTTAATTCCTCTATTTGTATTAGTAGCATTCCTTGCTACTGTAACTATAGCTGGAATAGTATTATTTCAACTTGGGCAAAGAAAAATTCCTATTCATTATGTTGGAAAAGGATTTAGCTCAAAAAGTGGAATAGGAGAAAAATCTTTTATACCATTAAGACTTAATACAGCAGGAGTAATGCCTGTAATCTTTGCATCTGTGTTTATGTTAATTCCTGGAGTAATAGTAAATGCTCTTCCTTCAGACTTAAAAATAAAAACAACTTTATCTATAATATTTGGGCAAAATCACCCAGTATATATGATATTGTATGCTTTAGTAATAATGTTCTTCTCATTTTTCTACACAGCTTTAGTTTTTGATCCTGAAAAGGTTGCTGAAAACTTAAGACAAAGTGGAGGAACTATACCTGGAATAAGACCAGGAGAAGAAACTGTAGAATATCTTGAAGGTGTTGCTTCAAGAATTACATGGGGTGGAGGATTATTCTTAGCAGTAATCTCTATACTACCATATGTAATATTTACTTCTATGGGACTTCCAGTTTATTTTGGTGGAACAGGAATAATCATTGTTGTTGGTGTTGCTTTGGATACTATACAACAAATAGATGCTCATTTAGTCATGAGAGACTATAAAGGATTTATTTAA
- the rplO gene encoding 50S ribosomal protein L15, translating into MKLNELTPSVPKKNRKRIGRGNSSGWGKTAGKGSNGQNSRAGGGVKPYFEGGQMPIYRRVPKRGFSNAIFKKEYTVISLSLLNDNFEDGEEVTLETLFKKFLIKKVRDGIKVLGNGELNKKLTVKVHKISKSAQAAIEAKGGTVEIVEVKGFERAESNK; encoded by the coding sequence GTGAAACTAAATGAATTAACACCTTCAGTTCCTAAAAAGAACAGAAAAAGAATAGGAAGAGGAAACTCATCTGGTTGGGGAAAAACAGCTGGAAAAGGTAGCAATGGTCAAAATTCAAGAGCAGGTGGAGGAGTAAAACCTTACTTTGAAGGTGGACAAATGCCTATCTATAGAAGAGTTCCAAAAAGAGGATTCTCAAATGCTATATTCAAAAAAGAATATACAGTTATATCTTTAAGTTTATTAAATGATAACTTTGAAGATGGAGAAGAAGTAACTTTAGAAACTTTATTCAAAAAATTCTTAATCAAAAAAGTAAGAGATGGAATCAAAGTTTTAGGAAATGGAGAACTTAACAAAAAATTAACTGTTAAAGTACATAAAATATCTAAATCAGCTCAAGCTGCTATTGAAGCAAAAGGTGGAACAGTTGAAATAGTTGAAGTTAAAGGTTTTGAAAGAGCAGAAAGTAATAAATAA
- the rpmD gene encoding 50S ribosomal protein L30 → MARLRIELVKSIIGRKPNHIATAKSLGLKKMHDVVEHNETPELKGKLAQISYLLKIEEVQA, encoded by the coding sequence ATGGCAAGACTTAGAATAGAGCTTGTAAAAAGCATAATCGGAAGAAAGCCTAATCACATAGCGACTGCAAAGTCACTAGGGCTTAAGAAGATGCATGATGTTGTAGAACATAATGAAACACCTGAATTAAAAGGGAAATTAGCTCAAATTTCTTATTTGTTAAAAATTGAGGAGGTGCAAGCATAG
- the rpsE gene encoding 30S ribosomal protein S5 translates to MLNREDNQYQEKLLKISRVSKTTKGGRTISFSVLAAVGDGEGKIGLGLGKANGVPDAIRKAIAAAKKNIVKISLKNNTIPHEITGRWGATTLWMAPAYEGTGVIAGSASREILELVGVHDILTKIKGSRNKHNVARATVEALKLLRTAQEIAALRGLEVKDILS, encoded by the coding sequence TTGTTGAACAGAGAAGATAATCAATATCAAGAAAAATTATTGAAGATATCTAGAGTTTCTAAGACAACTAAAGGAGGAAGAACAATATCTTTCTCAGTATTAGCTGCTGTTGGAGATGGAGAAGGTAAAATAGGATTAGGACTAGGAAAAGCAAACGGAGTTCCTGATGCTATAAGAAAAGCTATTGCAGCTGCAAAAAAGAATATCGTAAAGATATCTTTAAAAAATAATACAATACCTCATGAAATTACAGGAAGATGGGGAGCAACTACTTTATGGATGGCACCAGCATATGAAGGGACTGGAGTAATAGCTGGTTCTGCTTCAAGAGAAATATTAGAATTAGTTGGGGTTCATGACATTTTAACTAAAATTAAAGGGTCAAGAAATAAACATAATGTAGCAAGAGCTACTGTGGAAGCATTAAAATTACTTAGAACTGCTCAAGAAATAGCAGCTTTAAGAGGATTAGAAGTTAAGGATATCTTAAGCTAG
- the rplR gene encoding 50S ribosomal protein L18: protein MFKKVDRKASRQKKQMSIRNKISGTPERPRLSVFRSNTNIFAQLIDDVNGVTLVSASTIDKALKGSIANGGNVEAAKAIGKAIAERAKEKGIESIVFDRSGYKYTGRVAALAEAAREAGLSF, encoded by the coding sequence TTGTTTAAAAAAGTTGATAGAAAAGCGTCAAGACAAAAAAAGCAAATGTCAATAAGAAATAAGATTTCTGGAACTCCAGAAAGACCTAGACTTTCAGTTTTTAGATCAAATACTAACATTTTTGCTCAATTAATAGATGATGTAAATGGAGTTACTCTAGTATCTGCATCTACAATAGATAAAGCATTAAAAGGAAGTATTGCTAATGGTGGAAATGTTGAAGCAGCAAAAGCCATTGGTAAAGCAATAGCTGAAAGAGCTAAAGAAAAAGGAATAGAATCTATCGTTTTTGATAGATCAGGATATAAATATACAGGAAGAGTAGCGGCTCTTGCAGAAGCGGCTAGAGAAGCTGGATTAAGCTTCTAA
- the rplF gene encoding 50S ribosomal protein L6 has translation MSRVGKKPIAVPSGVDFSVKDNVVTVKGPKGTLTKEFNKNITIKLEDGHITFERPNDEPFIRSIHGTTRALINNMVKGVSEGYRKTLTLVGVGYRAAAKGKGLEISLGFSHPVIIDEIPGITFTVEKNTTIHIDGIEKELVGQVAANIRAKRPPEPYKGKGVKYADEHIRRKEGKKS, from the coding sequence ATGTCAAGAGTAGGTAAAAAACCTATAGCTGTGCCTTCTGGAGTTGATTTTTCAGTAAAAGACAATGTTGTTACTGTAAAAGGACCAAAGGGTACATTAACTAAAGAATTTAATAAAAATATAACTATAAAATTAGAAGATGGTCACATTACGTTTGAAAGACCTAATGATGAACCATTCATAAGATCAATACACGGAACTACTAGAGCTTTAATCAACAACATGGTTAAAGGAGTTTCTGAAGGATACAGAAAAACTCTTACTTTAGTAGGGGTAGGATATAGAGCAGCAGCTAAAGGAAAAGGATTAGAAATATCTTTAGGATTTTCTCATCCAGTAATCATAGATGAAATACCTGGAATTACTTTTACTGTTGAAAAGAATACTACTATTCATATAGATGGAATCGAAAAAGAATTAGTAGGTCAAGTTGCAGCTAATATAAGAGCTAAGAGACCACCTGAACCATATAAAGGTAAAGGGGTTAAATATGCTGATGAACATATTAGAAGAAAAGAAGGTAAAAAGTCTTAA
- the rpsH gene encoding 30S ribosomal protein S8, with amino-acid sequence MYLTDPIADMLTRVRNANAVMHEKVDIPHSKMKERIAEILKEQGYISNFKIVTDEENKKNIRVYLKYAGKERVIKGLKRISKPGRRVYSSVEDMPRVLSGLGIAIVSTSKGVITDKVARAEKVGGEVLAFVW; translated from the coding sequence ATGTATTTAACAGATCCAATTGCTGATATGTTAACAAGAGTAAGAAATGCTAATGCAGTTATGCATGAAAAAGTAGATATACCTCACTCAAAGATGAAAGAAAGAATAGCTGAAATCTTAAAAGAGCAAGGATATATTTCTAATTTCAAAATTGTTACTGATGAAGAAAATAAGAAAAACATAAGAGTATATTTAAAATATGCAGGAAAAGAAAGAGTTATAAAAGGATTAAAGAGAATATCTAAACCTGGAAGAAGAGTTTACTCTTCAGTGGAAGATATGCCAAGAGTTCTATCTGGACTTGGAATAGCAATAGTTTCAACTTCAAAAGGGGTTATTACAGATAAAGTTGCTAGAGCTGAAAAAGTTGGTGGAGAAGTCCTTGCATTTGTATGGTAA
- the rpsN gene encoding 30S ribosomal protein S14 → MAKKSMIARDVKRAKLVDKYAEKRAELKKRIAAGDMEAMFELNKLPKDSSVVRKRNRCQLDGRPRGFMREFGISRVKFRQLAGAGLIPGVKKSSW, encoded by the coding sequence ATGGCGAAAAAGTCAATGATCGCAAGAGATGTTAAAAGAGCAAAACTTGTTGACAAATATGCTGAAAAAAGAGCTGAATTAAAGAAAAGAATCGCTGCTGGAGATATGGAAGCTATGTTTGAATTAAACAAATTACCAAAAGATTCTTCAGTTGTTAGAAAAAGAAATAGATGTCAATTAGATGGTAGACCAAGAGGATTTATGAGAGAATTCGGAATATCAAGAGTTAAGTTTAGACAACTTGCAGGTGCTGGACTTATACCTGGTGTAAAAAAATCATCTTGGTAA
- the rplE gene encoding 50S ribosomal protein L5 produces MDKYVSRYHKFYNEVVVPKLMKELEIKNIMDCPKLEKIIVNMGVGEATQNSKLIDAAMADLTLITGQKPLLRKAKKSEAGFKLREGMPIGAKVTLRKERMYDFLDRLVNVVLPRVRDFEGVPSDSFDGRGNYSVGLRDQLVFPEIDFDKVEKLLGMSITMVSSAKTDEEGRALLKAFGMPFKK; encoded by the coding sequence GTGGATAAATATGTTTCAAGATACCACAAATTCTATAATGAAGTAGTGGTTCCTAAATTAATGAAAGAATTAGAAATTAAAAATATCATGGATTGTCCTAAACTAGAAAAAATCATAGTTAATATGGGAGTTGGAGAAGCTACTCAAAACTCTAAATTAATAGATGCTGCTATGGCAGACTTAACTTTAATCACTGGACAAAAACCATTATTGAGAAAAGCTAAAAAATCTGAAGCTGGTTTCAAATTAAGAGAAGGAATGCCTATTGGTGCAAAAGTTACTTTAAGAAAAGAAAGAATGTATGATTTCTTAGATAGATTAGTAAACGTAGTTCTTCCAAGAGTTAGAGACTTCGAAGGAGTTCCAAGTGACTCATTTGATGGAAGAGGAAATTATTCAGTAGGATTGAGAGACCAATTAGTATTTCCTGAAATAGATTTTGATAAAGTTGAAAAACTTTTAGGAATGTCTATCACTATGGTTTCTTCTGCAAAAACAGATGAAGAAGGAAGAGCATTACTAAAGGCTTTTGGAATGCCTTTCAAGAAGTAA
- the rplX gene encoding 50S ribosomal protein L24, translated as MARPKIKFVPESLHVKTGDIVYVISGKDKKKTGKVLRVFPKKGKIIVEGINIVTKHLKPSQVNPQGGVVQKEAAIFSSKVMLFDEKTKQPTRVGYEVRDGKKVRVSKKSGEII; from the coding sequence ATGGCTAGACCTAAAATTAAATTTGTTCCTGAATCATTACATGTAAAAACTGGAGATATAGTTTATGTAATATCTGGAAAAGATAAAAAGAAAACAGGTAAAGTTCTAAGAGTTTTCCCTAAAAAAGGAAAAATAATCGTAGAAGGTATAAATATAGTAACAAAACATTTAAAGCCATCTCAAGTGAACCCACAAGGTGGAGTTGTACAAAAAGAAGCTGCAATCTTCTCATCAAAAGTTATGCTGTTTGATGAAAAGACTAAACAACCAACAAGAGTTGGATATGAAGTTAGAGATGGAAAAAAAGTAAGAGTTTCAAAAAAATCTGGAGAAATAATATAA